The Xenopus tropicalis strain Nigerian chromosome 7, UCB_Xtro_10.0, whole genome shotgun sequence genome includes a region encoding these proteins:
- the LOC116412147 gene encoding olfactory receptor 1019-like codes for MSLLCLNRTGSYSIYPIYILGVIIQGFSDTPELQIPLFVLFLVIYLIILLGNLIIFLVISFNPHLHTPMYIFLQNLSLIDISFPSNILPNLLHILLTQQNNISFLGCMTQMYVFGFLAASEYFLLTAMAYDRYVAICDPLHYIARMSRKHCAGLITAAFTVGFLDPVAHLVLIPKLSYCASHLINHFFCDITPLLKLSCSSTFSVELLNYLVGTLLGFNSFLLTLISYIFIISAILKIQSSEGRQKAFSTCASHLACVITLYGTVICLYMRPTTNYSLERDKYFSLLYIALGPVLNPLIYTLKNREFQSSFNKARQRLLYFR; via the coding sequence ATGAGTTTGCTCTGCTTGAATAGAACAGGGAGTTACTCCATCTATCCTATCTATATTTTGGGAGttatcatccaagggttctctgatactcctgagcttcaaatccctctttttgtgctattccttgtaatctatctcatcattctgctgggaaatctcatcatattcttagtcatttcattcaatcctcacttacacacccccatgtacatattcttgcagaacctttcactcatagacatttctttccctTCAAATATTTTACcaaatttgctacatattcttctcacacaacaaaataacatttcattcttggggtgtatgactcaaatgtatgtttttgggttcttggctgccagtgaatactttctcctgacggccatggcatatgatcgttatgttgccatctgtgatccccttcattacattgcccgaatgagcaggaaacactgtgctgggcttataactgcagcattcactgttgggtttctTGACCCTGTCGCCCATCTTGTACTTatacctaaactatcatattgtgcttcccatcttattaaccatttcttctgtgatatcacaccactgctaaaactttcctgcagcagcacttttagtgtggaacttttaaaTTACCTTGTAGGGACATTGCTGGGTTTCAactccttcctccttactctgatctcatacatatttatcatctctgctatcctgaaaatacaatcctcagaggggagacaaaaagccttttctacctgtgcttctcacctggcctgtgtgataaccctttatgggacagttatttgcctgtatatgagacccaccacaaattattccctggaaagagacaagtatttctcactgctgtacattgccctgggccctgtgctaaatcctcttatttacacacttaaaaatagagaatttcaatcttccttTAATAAAGCAAGGCAAAGACTTTTGTATTTTAGATAA